From one Actinopolyspora saharensis genomic stretch:
- a CDS encoding sensor histidine kinase encodes MVGEAPSASSSGGPADERAENRPSGGLRMRNWRLRTKLLVVLLVPTVAAMVFGAFQVASDYNQAQQLLKIREQVTLDTSADEVVQELQRERDLTVAHIAAGRNGDRSQLVEQRNAVDDAVAGLRNAVEQSEQANRDQLVEPYRQALERLDRLQALRTVTDETSYPATAALRAYSDSVDNLINLGERGVTRINNPEVSQLYLATNAIARAKEQESVKRARLLAAMESGEFEVNGQRQLLTADAGLRAAMEDFRKWADNSQIQTYEDTVAGLAVDKAHSLEETALVRAQEGEGIGNLDPQEWMRSSTELVNRTYQVEQQLRDQLQNKTDSLAGAARTQTYIAVVVVLSVLILAIAIALFVARSLLLPLRTLRRSALNVADNRLPEAVQSILDDENPDLATRSGIDPIPVHTTEEIGRVARSFDAVHAQALRLASEQALLRNNVNDLFVNLARRSQTLVQRQLSLIDRLEQDEQDPDQLSQLFELDHLATRMRRNNENLLVLGGTDLTRRTVRPVPLAEVIGASVSEVEQYARVAIGETPDLAMQGRVVNDIVHLIAELLENATVYSNPDTEVSVRSAYRRQELVLEIRDRGVGVDVEQLDEINDRLVRPPDIDVSVSRRMGLYVVGQLARRHNVTVELENNDDLEGGATATVRLPGELIVQLTPNGPMPMPDVPRDDQPREGSTDTGAHSGLAAAFGAAGDRNQLEHRSGADSSSAQESAEQREFDRHDSEEHYFPEQGAEQQDAEQQDAAVEPPNYSVQLSPGEAYGAAEVPLWEDRSGSLEDSGHPVSEPERSERGWPDSDWSAMGWPDSDATAEHAVGGDATDYQGQCGPPPGVGEAADLFQSPFEPEKTDYMSWPDQEPESREAEGEPAPEPTEQWQERAAPPLGSGPPPGSTSEADDAPTERLPIYEAVLSQWFREEDEEQAPAAGMSAFDRNTDLPSDSELVDDAIGWSAGGSAGGAFEGGEVPYRDGYSPVASGTLDGGGQFPDSRHTNGYTESHRGDFPPETRAEEEQHRSAAPRPTSSAADGEASARGPNEHSSNGAESGSAPGSGPAGAMQAFSGRRAATREQRNRAADARQAGHDPGWGAGDEGWEAAEALVQRTEQEPEQTSAGLPKRKPKSHLVPGSAAQSQSQAPSKPAVPRSASAVRGRMSNFQQGVRRGRHAKVEPDSAEQSRSIPSRHEEQE; translated from the coding sequence GTGGTAGGGGAAGCACCCTCTGCGAGCAGCAGCGGCGGTCCGGCCGACGAGCGCGCCGAGAACCGGCCCTCCGGCGGGCTGCGCATGCGCAACTGGCGGTTGCGCACCAAGCTGCTCGTGGTCCTGCTGGTGCCGACGGTGGCGGCCATGGTCTTCGGGGCGTTCCAGGTCGCCTCCGACTACAACCAGGCCCAGCAACTGCTGAAGATTCGCGAGCAGGTGACGCTCGACACGAGCGCGGACGAGGTCGTCCAGGAACTGCAGCGCGAGCGTGACCTCACTGTGGCCCACATCGCGGCGGGGCGTAACGGCGACCGCAGCCAGCTGGTCGAGCAGCGCAACGCCGTCGACGACGCGGTCGCGGGTCTGCGCAACGCCGTCGAGCAGTCCGAGCAGGCGAACCGCGACCAGCTCGTGGAACCGTACCGCCAGGCCCTGGAGAGGCTGGACCGGCTGCAGGCGCTGCGCACGGTCACCGATGAGACCTCCTACCCGGCCACGGCCGCGCTGCGCGCTTACAGCGACTCCGTGGACAACCTGATCAACCTCGGGGAAAGGGGTGTGACGCGGATCAACAACCCCGAGGTCTCCCAGCTCTACCTCGCCACCAACGCGATCGCGCGCGCCAAGGAGCAGGAGTCGGTCAAGCGCGCCCGCCTGCTCGCCGCCATGGAGAGCGGGGAGTTCGAAGTCAACGGACAGCGCCAGCTGCTCACGGCCGACGCCGGGCTGCGCGCGGCGATGGAGGACTTCCGCAAGTGGGCCGACAACAGCCAGATCCAGACCTACGAGGACACGGTCGCCGGGCTGGCCGTGGACAAGGCGCACTCCCTGGAGGAGACAGCGCTGGTCCGCGCGCAGGAGGGCGAGGGGATCGGCAACCTCGATCCGCAGGAGTGGATGCGCAGCTCCACCGAGCTGGTCAACCGCACCTACCAGGTCGAGCAGCAGCTGCGTGACCAGCTGCAGAACAAGACGGACAGCCTCGCAGGCGCCGCGCGGACCCAGACCTACATCGCGGTCGTGGTCGTGCTGTCGGTGCTGATCCTGGCCATCGCGATCGCCCTGTTCGTGGCGCGGTCCCTGCTGCTTCCGCTGCGCACGCTGCGCCGTTCCGCGCTGAACGTGGCCGACAACCGGCTCCCGGAAGCCGTGCAGTCCATCCTCGACGACGAGAACCCGGACCTGGCCACCCGCAGCGGCATAGACCCGATCCCGGTGCACACCACCGAGGAGATCGGCAGGGTGGCCCGTTCCTTCGACGCCGTGCACGCGCAGGCACTGCGCCTGGCCTCCGAGCAGGCCCTGCTGCGGAACAACGTGAACGACCTGTTCGTCAACCTGGCCCGGCGCAGCCAGACGCTGGTGCAGCGCCAGCTCTCGTTGATCGACCGGCTGGAGCAGGACGAGCAGGACCCGGACCAGCTCAGCCAGTTGTTCGAGCTGGACCACCTCGCGACCCGGATGCGGCGCAACAACGAGAACCTGCTGGTCCTCGGTGGCACCGACCTCACCCGCAGGACGGTGCGCCCGGTGCCGCTCGCCGAGGTCATCGGCGCGTCGGTCTCCGAGGTCGAGCAGTACGCACGCGTGGCGATCGGGGAGACCCCGGACCTGGCCATGCAGGGGCGCGTGGTCAACGACATCGTCCACCTGATCGCCGAGCTGCTGGAGAACGCGACCGTCTACTCCAACCCGGACACCGAGGTCAGCGTCCGGAGCGCCTACCGCAGGCAGGAGCTCGTGCTGGAGATCCGGGACCGCGGGGTCGGTGTGGACGTCGAGCAGCTCGACGAGATCAACGACCGGCTGGTCCGTCCTCCGGACATCGACGTCTCCGTCTCCCGCCGCATGGGGTTGTACGTGGTCGGGCAGCTCGCCCGCAGGCACAACGTCACGGTGGAGCTGGAGAACAACGACGACCTCGAGGGCGGTGCGACCGCCACGGTTCGGTTGCCGGGCGAGCTGATCGTGCAGCTCACTCCGAACGGCCCCATGCCGATGCCGGACGTCCCGCGCGACGACCAACCGCGGGAGGGCAGTACCGACACGGGAGCCCACTCCGGTCTCGCCGCGGCCTTCGGCGCGGCGGGCGACCGCAACCAGCTCGAGCACCGGTCGGGTGCGGACAGTTCCTCCGCCCAGGAGAGCGCGGAGCAGCGGGAGTTCGACCGCCACGACTCGGAGGAGCACTACTTCCCCGAGCAGGGTGCCGAGCAGCAGGACGCCGAGCAGCAGGACGCCGCCGTCGAACCGCCGAACTACTCGGTCCAGCTGTCCCCGGGGGAGGCCTACGGGGCCGCCGAGGTTCCCCTGTGGGAGGACCGGAGCGGCTCGCTCGAGGACTCCGGGCACCCCGTGAGCGAGCCGGAGCGCTCCGAGCGCGGGTGGCCGGACTCGGACTGGTCCGCCATGGGGTGGCCCGATTCCGATGCCACGGCGGAGCACGCGGTCGGGGGCGACGCCACGGACTACCAGGGTCAGTGCGGCCCCCCGCCCGGTGTGGGCGAGGCCGCGGACCTGTTCCAGAGTCCGTTCGAACCGGAAAAGACCGACTACATGTCCTGGCCGGACCAGGAGCCGGAGTCCCGCGAAGCCGAGGGCGAACCGGCTCCGGAACCGACCGAGCAGTGGCAGGAACGGGCGGCACCCCCGCTCGGGAGCGGTCCACCTCCCGGCAGCACGTCGGAGGCGGACGACGCTCCCACGGAACGTCTGCCCATCTACGAGGCCGTGCTGTCCCAGTGGTTCCGGGAGGAGGACGAGGAGCAGGCCCCGGCGGCCGGCATGTCCGCCTTCGACCGGAACACGGACCTTCCGTCCGACTCCGAGCTCGTCGACGACGCCATCGGCTGGTCGGCGGGCGGTTCGGCCGGTGGTGCCTTCGAAGGAGGCGAGGTGCCGTACCGTGACGGTTACTCACCGGTGGCGTCGGGGACCCTCGACGGAGGCGGGCAGTTCCCGGACAGCCGGCACACGAACGGTTACACCGAATCGCACCGGGGGGACTTCCCACCGGAAACCCGTGCGGAGGAGGAGCAGCATCGATCGGCAGCACCTCGTCCGACGTCGTCCGCAGCGGACGGTGAAGCGAGTGCACGGGGGCCGAACGAGCACTCGTCCAACGGGGCCGAGAGCGGCTCGGCTCCCGGAAGCGGCCCGGCCGGCGCGATGCAGGCCTTCTCCGGGCGCAGGGCCGCGACACGTGAGCAGCGCAACCGGGCCGCCGACGCGCGCCAGGCCGGACACGACCCGGGCTGGGGTGCCGGTGACGAAGGCTGGGAGGCCGCCGAGGCGCTCGTGCAGCGGACCGAGCAGGAACCGGAACAGACCTCGGCGGGGTTGCCCAAGCGCAAGCCCAAGTCGCATCTGGTTCCCGGATCGGCCGCACAATCGCAGTCGCAGGCACCGAGCAAACCGGCCGTACCGCGGTCTGCTTCCGCCGTGCGTGGGAGAATGTCCAACTTTCAGCAAGGTGTCCGGCGTGGCAGGCACGCCAAGGTCGAACCCGATTCGGCCGAACAGTCCCGCTCGATTCCGAGCCGTCACGAGGAGCAGGAGTGA
- a CDS encoding LppU/SCO3897 family protein has protein sequence MNTPPDTPDSEDPSTWDVEPPEGSTEETSEESAEAEPRAERQVDEEDEEPDPHPAGGKRRKLLGSLVALAVVVLLGCGALFGWNAWKSGSAGAVEEMLSDIGGVDLAEGDCVHLPRGGKNVDFEKAGCGSARSDFRVVELREDSQRCAKESYGALLVNEDVYCMIPDVEVGDCVADLKGETTLLTKVNCADEAAGWRVTGVADVADSEECAAGAMYQTYPEPARTLCFAELSRD, from the coding sequence GTGAACACTCCACCAGACACACCGGACTCGGAGGATCCTTCGACGTGGGACGTGGAACCTCCCGAGGGGAGCACCGAGGAGACCTCCGAGGAGAGCGCGGAGGCGGAACCGCGTGCCGAGCGGCAGGTGGACGAGGAGGACGAGGAACCGGATCCCCATCCGGCAGGCGGGAAGCGCAGGAAGCTGCTCGGTTCCCTGGTCGCGCTCGCCGTCGTGGTGCTGCTCGGTTGCGGTGCGCTGTTCGGCTGGAACGCGTGGAAGTCCGGCTCCGCAGGAGCGGTCGAGGAGATGCTGTCCGACATCGGCGGGGTGGACCTCGCTGAGGGGGACTGCGTGCACCTCCCCAGGGGCGGGAAGAACGTCGACTTCGAAAAGGCCGGGTGCGGTTCGGCCCGCTCGGACTTCCGCGTGGTCGAGCTGCGGGAGGACTCGCAGAGGTGCGCCAAGGAGTCCTACGGTGCGCTGCTGGTGAACGAGGACGTGTACTGCATGATCCCCGACGTGGAGGTCGGCGACTGCGTGGCCGATCTCAAGGGTGAGACGACACTGCTGACCAAGGTGAACTGTGCCGACGAGGCCGCGGGGTGGCGGGTCACCGGAGTGGCCGACGTGGCCGATTCCGAGGAGTGCGCCGCGGGGGCCATGTACCAGACCTATCCCGAACCCGCGCGGACGCTGTGCTTCGCGGAACTGTCCCGGGACTAG
- a CDS encoding ABC transporter permease codes for MRNALRALIGVAVFLVLCEIVGRSGLAPQRYLPPPSIVLTELVELLGQRDFLLDVIATVLSWLIALGLCALVAVPAGLLLGSVPLLRTAVTSLIEFLRPVPSVALIPLVVVVSAGSPAGKIFLACYAAVWPLLFNTIYSAGQLDEQLLESARAFRISRLQRVLRIKLPHVIPFVFTGLRLAASTALIVLISVEMLNPSSGGIGSFIYVASSGAGRMDQVLAGTLLAGVLGYLVNAGMSGAQRKWITWAPSGGTT; via the coding sequence ATGCGCAACGCCCTCCGCGCACTGATCGGGGTCGCGGTCTTTCTCGTGCTCTGCGAGATCGTGGGCCGCTCCGGCCTGGCCCCGCAGCGCTACCTCCCCCCTCCCTCGATCGTGCTCACCGAGCTGGTCGAGCTGCTCGGTCAGCGCGACTTCCTGCTCGACGTGATCGCCACCGTGCTCTCCTGGCTGATCGCCCTGGGCCTCTGCGCCCTCGTGGCCGTGCCAGCCGGGCTGCTGCTCGGCAGCGTTCCGCTGCTGCGGACGGCGGTGACCTCCCTCATCGAGTTCCTGCGCCCCGTTCCCTCGGTGGCGCTGATCCCCCTGGTCGTGGTGGTCTCGGCGGGAAGCCCGGCCGGCAAGATCTTCCTCGCCTGCTACGCCGCCGTCTGGCCGCTGCTGTTCAACACGATCTACTCCGCGGGCCAACTCGACGAGCAGCTGCTCGAATCGGCGCGCGCCTTCCGCATCTCGCGCCTCCAGCGGGTGCTCAGGATCAAGCTCCCCCACGTGATCCCGTTCGTGTTCACCGGCCTGCGGCTCGCGGCCAGCACCGCGCTGATCGTGCTGATCAGCGTGGAGATGCTGAACCCCAGCAGCGGAGGCATCGGAAGCTTCATCTACGTGGCCAGCAGCGGAGCGGGCCGCATGGACCAGGTCCTGGCCGGAACCCTGCTCGCGGGCGTGCTCGGCTACCTGGTCAACGCGGGGATGTCCGGGGCCCAGCGCAAGTGGATCACCTGGGCCCCTTCGGGAGGGACGACATGA
- a CDS encoding LppU/SCO3897 family protein, which translates to MTFPPQPSSGPEQNPTGEARAGAENPPGGPGGPSTPGWDVFGLGWGGPGASWDARAPRARRFRAGAPLLLFSVITPIVLVALVATLVGLGARTDPTGEVFGGTTSEELGSEAGGAEDSEGPCLNIVDPDIETGVQRPATCGSRDSDYEVVRTTTSPPLECPSDAYSRLVREGSGYCMIPDVRKGDCMRIGAPTEFRTKVRCVDAEADLRITKVVSGADETRCPIGTNWYMSYPDPGETLCAQRISAI; encoded by the coding sequence GTGACTTTTCCACCACAGCCGTCGAGCGGTCCCGAGCAGAACCCGACGGGCGAGGCTCGGGCCGGCGCGGAGAACCCACCCGGCGGTCCCGGTGGACCGAGCACTCCCGGCTGGGACGTCTTCGGGCTGGGCTGGGGCGGACCCGGAGCGTCGTGGGACGCGCGAGCACCGCGCGCCCGGCGGTTCAGAGCGGGGGCGCCGCTGCTGCTGTTCAGCGTGATCACCCCGATCGTGCTGGTCGCGCTGGTCGCCACCCTGGTCGGGCTGGGCGCGCGGACCGACCCGACGGGGGAGGTCTTCGGCGGGACGACGAGCGAGGAGCTCGGTTCGGAGGCCGGTGGCGCCGAGGACTCGGAGGGCCCCTGCCTGAACATCGTCGATCCCGACATCGAGACCGGGGTGCAACGCCCCGCCACCTGCGGATCGCGGGACTCGGACTACGAGGTGGTGCGCACCACCACCTCCCCACCGCTCGAGTGCCCCTCCGACGCCTACAGCAGACTGGTCCGCGAGGGCAGCGGGTACTGCATGATCCCGGACGTCCGGAAGGGCGACTGCATGCGGATCGGTGCGCCCACGGAGTTCCGCACCAAGGTGCGGTGCGTCGACGCCGAGGCCGACCTGCGGATCACGAAGGTCGTCTCGGGCGCGGACGAAACGCGCTGCCCGATCGGGACGAACTGGTACATGAGCTACCCGGACCCGGGTGAAACGCTGTGCGCCCAGCGGATCTCCGCGATCTGA
- a CDS encoding ABC transporter substrate-binding protein, which yields MVRSDVRAGRRGRSLFRTALALSTSLGLFLVSGCGLLSGSEGEANSESGSTTINLGTMPAVDVAPLHLAKKKGYFKDAGLEVNLSTIPGGARGIPKIASGELDITFGNWVSFIRAQQKGTADIKALSDAYQAEEGTFLLMHMPNGRAQEISDLKGEKIAVNTRGNLNELTARTTLKTHGVDPDSVEFVTMDFPDMPTALRNGDVAAASVIEPFISRANQLGAQTLADQTSGPTANMPIAGYAATNDWVQNHQEAAADFQRVMAKAQAEANDDRSQVEQLLPQYTEIEPKTASLVTIGSYPSTLEASRLKSVVSLMQNNGELPSGEFDIESMLFHAPDEQQ from the coding sequence ATGGTTCGATCCGATGTGCGAGCCGGCCGGAGAGGCCGCTCGTTGTTCCGGACCGCGCTGGCTCTCTCCACCAGCCTCGGTCTCTTCCTCGTTTCCGGCTGCGGCCTGCTCAGCGGCTCGGAAGGCGAAGCGAACTCGGAGTCGGGGAGCACGACGATCAACCTCGGCACCATGCCCGCCGTGGACGTGGCCCCGCTCCACCTGGCGAAGAAGAAGGGCTACTTCAAGGACGCCGGACTCGAGGTCAACCTGAGCACCATCCCCGGCGGCGCGCGCGGCATCCCCAAGATCGCCAGCGGGGAGCTGGACATCACCTTCGGCAACTGGGTCTCGTTCATCCGCGCCCAGCAGAAGGGAACGGCCGACATCAAGGCCCTCTCCGACGCCTACCAGGCCGAGGAGGGCACCTTCCTGCTGATGCACATGCCCAACGGGCGCGCGCAGGAGATCTCCGACCTCAAGGGCGAGAAGATCGCGGTCAACACCCGGGGCAACCTCAACGAGCTGACGGCACGGACCACTCTGAAGACCCACGGGGTCGATCCGGACAGCGTCGAGTTCGTCACGATGGACTTCCCCGACATGCCCACCGCGCTGCGCAACGGCGACGTCGCTGCGGCCTCGGTGATCGAGCCCTTCATCTCGCGCGCCAACCAGCTGGGCGCCCAGACCCTTGCGGACCAGACCTCGGGACCGACGGCCAACATGCCCATCGCCGGCTACGCGGCCACCAACGATTGGGTGCAGAACCACCAGGAAGCCGCGGCCGACTTCCAGCGGGTGATGGCCAAGGCGCAGGCCGAGGCCAACGACGACCGCAGCCAGGTCGAGCAGCTCCTGCCGCAGTACACCGAGATCGAGCCGAAGACCGCCTCGCTGGTGACCATCGGCTCCTACCCGTCCACGCTCGAGGCCAGCAGGCTCAAGAGCGTGGTCAGCCTCATGCAGAACAACGGGGAACTGCCCTCGGGGGAGTTCGACATCGAGTCGATGCTCTTCCACGCTCCGGACGAGCAGCAGTGA
- a CDS encoding ABC transporter permease, whose translation MSGAAVSSSTRAHRATGALSQLGVLLGAVLLWQLLTAGNDSPFFPTPLRVVTEMWRLWFSGGIGTLFLTEAAFDDVLPSVGRLLLGWTLAGVVGVGIGLLLGRSGNALAYVGPLLSFARSIPPPALLPVFMVLFSIGFKLQLVTIVFGCLWPILLNSADGARAVDPVKAETARAFGISRTHWIGSVVLPGALPKIFAGLRISLSLALIMMVISELVGASDGLGHAMMLARDQFDYAQLWSGIVLLGILGYLLNTALSIVERRVLEAVPQ comes from the coding sequence ATGAGCGGCGCCGCTGTTTCGTCGAGCACGCGCGCGCACCGCGCGACGGGAGCGCTCTCCCAGCTGGGCGTTCTCCTCGGTGCGGTACTGCTGTGGCAGCTGCTCACGGCGGGCAACGACAGCCCGTTCTTCCCCACTCCGCTGCGCGTGGTCACGGAGATGTGGCGGCTGTGGTTCAGCGGCGGGATCGGGACGCTGTTCCTGACCGAGGCCGCCTTCGACGACGTGCTGCCCAGCGTGGGCAGACTGCTCCTCGGCTGGACGCTGGCCGGGGTGGTCGGCGTGGGGATCGGGCTGCTGCTGGGCCGTTCCGGCAACGCGCTGGCCTACGTGGGCCCGCTGCTGTCCTTCGCCCGCTCCATTCCCCCGCCCGCGCTGCTCCCGGTCTTCATGGTGCTGTTCAGCATCGGCTTCAAGCTGCAGCTGGTGACGATCGTGTTCGGCTGCCTCTGGCCGATCCTGCTCAACAGCGCCGACGGAGCCCGCGCCGTGGACCCGGTCAAGGCGGAGACGGCCCGCGCGTTCGGGATCTCCCGCACTCATTGGATCGGCTCGGTCGTGCTCCCGGGAGCACTGCCCAAGATCTTCGCCGGTCTGCGGATCAGCCTCTCGCTGGCCCTGATCATGATGGTGATCTCCGAGCTCGTCGGCGCCAGCGACGGTCTCGGGCACGCCATGATGCTGGCACGCGACCAGTTCGACTACGCACAGCTTTGGAGCGGGATCGTGCTGCTCGGCATTCTCGGTTATCTGCTGAACACCGCCCTGTCCATCGTGGAGCGACGTGTCCTGGAGGCGGTGCCGCAATGA
- a CDS encoding DNA repair helicase XPB, with protein MTDGPLIVQSDKTVLLEVDHTGAEEARTAIAPFAELERAPEHVHTYRITPLALWNARAAGHDPEQVVDALVNNSRYPVPQPLLVDIVETMGRYGRLELTHDPAHGLVLGARDRAVLEEVLRSKKIKPMVGERLDQDTVVVHPSERGRLKQALLKLGWPAEDLAGYVDGEAHPISLEQHGWQLRDYQRQAVESFWAGGSGVVVLPCGAGKTLVGAAAMAEAGATTLILVTNTVAGRQWKRELVERTSLTEDEIGEYSGEQKQIRPVTIATYQVITRKSKGEYQHLDLFDSRDWGLIIYDEVHLLPAPVFRMTADLQSRRRLGLTATLVREDGREGDVFSLIGPKRFDAPWKDIEAQGWIAPADCVEVRVTLTENERIEYATAEAEDRYKLCSTAHTKASVVRAILDQHPGEPALVIGAYLEQLHELGQELDAPIIEGSTRNKEREKLYESFRRGEINRLVVSKVANFSIDLPEASVAVQVSGTFGSRQEEAQRLGRLLRPKAEGGQAHFYSVVARDTMDTDYAAHRQRFLTEQGYAYRIVDSEDLLGPAIPDVDA; from the coding sequence GTGACTGACGGACCACTGATAGTTCAGTCGGACAAGACGGTACTTCTCGAGGTGGACCACACCGGGGCCGAAGAGGCGCGTACCGCGATCGCACCGTTCGCCGAGCTCGAACGCGCGCCGGAGCACGTGCACACCTACCGGATCACCCCCCTCGCGCTGTGGAACGCCCGCGCCGCAGGGCACGACCCCGAGCAGGTCGTGGACGCCCTGGTCAACAACTCGCGCTACCCCGTTCCACAGCCGCTGCTGGTCGACATCGTCGAAACGATGGGCCGCTACGGCAGGCTGGAGCTGACCCACGACCCGGCGCACGGCCTCGTGCTCGGCGCACGTGACCGGGCCGTGCTCGAGGAGGTCCTGCGCAGCAAGAAGATCAAACCCATGGTCGGCGAGCGCCTGGACCAGGACACGGTGGTGGTCCACCCCAGCGAGCGCGGCCGCCTCAAGCAGGCCCTGCTCAAGCTGGGCTGGCCCGCCGAGGACCTGGCCGGGTACGTGGACGGCGAGGCCCACCCCATCTCGCTCGAGCAGCACGGCTGGCAGCTGCGCGACTACCAGCGCCAGGCGGTCGAGTCGTTCTGGGCCGGGGGCTCCGGGGTCGTGGTGCTGCCCTGCGGCGCGGGCAAGACCCTGGTCGGGGCCGCGGCCATGGCCGAGGCCGGTGCCACCACGCTGATCCTGGTCACCAACACGGTCGCGGGCAGGCAGTGGAAGCGCGAGCTCGTCGAGCGGACCTCGCTCACCGAGGACGAGATCGGCGAGTACTCGGGTGAGCAGAAGCAGATCCGGCCGGTGACCATAGCCACCTACCAGGTGATCACCCGCAAGTCGAAGGGCGAGTACCAGCACCTCGACCTGTTCGACTCGCGCGACTGGGGGCTGATCATCTACGACGAGGTGCACCTGCTCCCCGCGCCGGTCTTCCGGATGACCGCGGACCTGCAGTCCAGGAGGCGGCTCGGACTGACCGCGACGCTGGTCCGCGAGGACGGGCGCGAGGGCGACGTGTTCTCCCTCATCGGGCCCAAGCGCTTCGACGCCCCCTGGAAGGACATCGAGGCGCAGGGCTGGATCGCACCCGCGGACTGCGTGGAGGTCCGGGTGACGCTGACCGAGAACGAACGCATCGAGTACGCCACGGCCGAGGCCGAGGACCGGTACAAGCTCTGCTCCACGGCGCACACCAAGGCCTCCGTGGTGCGGGCGATCCTCGACCAGCACCCGGGGGAGCCCGCGCTGGTGATCGGCGCCTACCTGGAGCAGCTGCACGAGCTGGGGCAGGAGCTGGACGCTCCGATCATCGAGGGCTCGACCAGGAACAAGGAGCGCGAGAAGCTCTACGAGTCGTTCCGGCGCGGCGAGATCAACCGGCTCGTGGTCTCCAAGGTGGCCAACTTCTCCATCGACCTGCCCGAGGCCTCGGTCGCCGTGCAGGTTTCCGGGACGTTCGGCTCCCGCCAAGAGGAGGCGCAGCGGTTGGGCAGGCTGCTGCGGCCCAAGGCCGAGGGTGGGCAGGCCCACTTCTACTCGGTCGTGGCCCGGGACACGATGGACACCGACTACGCTGCCCATCGGCAACGATTCCTCACCGAGCAGGGATACGCCTACCGGATAGTGGACTCCGAGGACCTGCTCGGACCCGCCATTCCCGATGTGGACGCCTGA
- a CDS encoding ABC transporter ATP-binding protein, producing MPSMLEVSDLGHTYTGQQEHTAIGGVTFDVDAGQLTCIVGPSGCGKSTLLRCIASLIRPSSGEVRMHGQPVRGVPEDLAVVFQDYGRSLFPWMSVRGNVEFPLRSENVPKEQRRERVRQTLEWVGLSGSERKYPWQLSGGMQQRVAIARALACRPALLLMDEPFASVDAQTRFDLEDLLLRVRAEQDTTILLVTHDIDESVYLGDRVLVLSRTPASIVADLPVDLGDERDQIGTRESETFVHLRGEVARMLRGGGGTERLGGTTAGNSGAGSGPAPEDGAAPEEELGSDGSSTADGSSTADEESAPDGERAADATAGPVPLESGSGAREHLE from the coding sequence GTGCCGAGCATGCTGGAAGTCTCCGACCTGGGGCACACCTACACGGGGCAGCAGGAGCACACCGCCATCGGCGGAGTCACCTTCGACGTCGATGCCGGGCAGCTGACCTGCATAGTCGGCCCGTCCGGGTGCGGCAAGTCCACGCTGCTGCGCTGCATCGCCTCGTTGATCCGGCCGAGCAGCGGCGAGGTCCGGATGCACGGGCAGCCCGTGCGCGGGGTCCCCGAGGACCTGGCCGTGGTCTTCCAGGACTACGGTCGTTCGCTGTTCCCGTGGATGAGCGTGCGCGGGAACGTCGAGTTCCCGCTGCGCTCCGAGAACGTCCCCAAGGAGCAGCGCCGCGAGCGAGTGCGCCAGACCCTGGAGTGGGTGGGGCTGTCCGGTTCGGAGCGCAAGTACCCGTGGCAGCTCTCCGGAGGGATGCAGCAGCGGGTGGCCATCGCGCGGGCGCTGGCCTGCCGCCCCGCGCTGCTGCTCATGGACGAACCCTTCGCCTCCGTGGACGCGCAGACCCGCTTCGATCTGGAGGACCTGCTGCTGCGGGTCCGCGCGGAGCAGGACACCACGATCCTGCTGGTCACCCACGACATCGACGAGAGCGTCTACCTCGGGGACCGGGTGCTCGTGCTGTCCAGGACGCCGGCGAGCATCGTCGCCGATCTGCCGGTCGACCTCGGCGACGAGCGCGACCAGATCGGCACCCGCGAGTCGGAGACCTTCGTGCACCTGCGCGGTGAGGTCGCCCGCATGCTGCGCGGCGGCGGAGGAACCGAGCGGTTGGGCGGAACCACCGCTGGGAACTCCGGAGCGGGCTCCGGTCCCGCTCCGGAGGACGGAGCCGCTCCGGAGGAGGAACTCGGTTCGGACGGTTCCTCCACTGCGGACGGTTCCTCCACTGCGGACGAGGAATCCGCTCCGGACGGTGAGCGCGCCGCCGACGCGACCGCGGGGCCCGTCCCGCTGGAGTCGGGGTCCGGAGCACGCGAACACCTCGAGTGA
- a CDS encoding suppressor of fused domain protein, whose amino-acid sequence MSTDNKETPPIGGAHRFVGLAENLERYAGRPSEAEPPNVNGPDRGYGLVFFHLDEYHLTSVISSGLRFQPIGAEPAQELACTVYREQAEAARYLVDISSELLVRNSTHLVPDQLVPNNQPLLAGTEFHALLAGGHPMFPPEFTRFTDAQGVEQLQVFTLLPVTLGELNFALDRGVSALRKQWARFEVDVFDLGRPSVA is encoded by the coding sequence ATGAGCACCGATAACAAGGAAACTCCTCCCATCGGGGGCGCCCACCGGTTCGTCGGTCTCGCGGAGAACCTGGAACGGTACGCGGGGAGGCCGTCGGAGGCGGAGCCACCGAACGTGAACGGTCCGGACCGCGGCTACGGGCTGGTCTTCTTCCACCTGGACGAGTACCACCTGACCTCCGTGATCAGCTCGGGGCTGCGCTTCCAGCCCATCGGGGCCGAGCCGGCCCAGGAGCTGGCGTGCACGGTCTACCGGGAGCAGGCCGAGGCGGCCCGCTACCTGGTGGACATCTCCTCCGAGCTGCTGGTGCGCAACAGCACCCACCTCGTGCCGGACCAGCTCGTTCCCAACAACCAGCCGCTGCTGGCCGGGACCGAGTTCCACGCGCTGCTCGCGGGTGGGCACCCGATGTTCCCTCCCGAATTCACCAGGTTCACCGACGCCCAGGGCGTGGAACAGCTGCAGGTCTTCACGCTGCTTCCGGTGACGCTCGGCGAGCTGAACTTCGCCCTCGACCGGGGGGTCTCCGCGCTGCGCAAGCAGTGGGCCCGCTTCGAGGTGGACGTGTTCGACCTGGGCAGGCCCAGCGTGGCTTGA